AATACATTAGAGCTCGTTATAACATGGAAGTTGGAGCCGTAACTGGAGAGAAAGTTAAAATCAACATCGGTACTTTAATTAAAACTAAAAACCCTTTAAAAATTAAAGTATTTGGTCGAGAAGTTGTCTCAGGAATGCCAAAAGAAATTGTTTTAACTGATTCAGAAATTAGCAAATTGGTTCAAGTAGCTTTTGGTAACCTAACAACTCTAATTACTGGTGTTTTAGAAGATACGCCAAACGAATTAGCTGGTGATATCATCAGAAATGGTATTATTGTAACTGGAGCTATGAGTGGTATTCAAGGAGTGAAAGACTTCTTCGAAGACTTCTTTGAAATTCCTGTTAAAGTTGCCAAGAATTCAGCAACAGCAGTAATTGATGGAGCGGTGCTTTATAAAAAAAGGCTATACCAACAAATGGAAGAAAAGATAGAAAATAAAGAAAGTCTATATAACTAAAATTAAACAAAAAATCATTAAAAAATAAGCCACTGGCTTATTTTTTTTTATTAAAACGGCTGCTTTTGAGAATAAAAAAAACCGACTTTAAGGTCGGCTTTCTAAATTTATTTATTAACTAAATCGATTGTCAAATCGGTTCTTATATGTTAAAGTTAGTTTTGCTGAAAATAAAGTTTCCCAGGTAAGCAGATCCACATCCCAAAGAAAGCAATATTATTGGAGATGATATTTCTCACCCAAGATTGTTTTTAGCAAGTGGGTAATATGTCACAGTAGCTGTTATTGAATCTGATATCACATTTTCAACTTCTTTTAAATTATTTTCATCATATTTAAAACTCAACGGCGATACAATTAGTGATTGTATCGAGAAGTATTTAAAATTAGACATTCATTTTGGTGGTGCATATGACATTTCTGCAATCAAATTAATCATAGTAGTTGCAATAATATATCCTGAAATTAGCGATATTATGATTAAAGCTAAGACCGGTTTATCTGAAAATACGATAAATAACAGAGTATAAAGACCAACCATTGCGCATATAAATATAAAGAATATCAAAGCATATAAAATAACTAATCCCATAAAGGCGCTTGCATCATATGCCATTGCTGAGAAGATAATTACAACAAATAATGATGGTGCAAATATTGCAAAACAAACGAATAATATAAATAATAGTTTTGATACAAATATTTGTGTTCTAGAAAGTGACAAAGTCATTCAAATTCCAATTTGACTTTGACCTATTTCCTTTGTAAAACTTAGGTGAGCAAAAGTCATGATCACAATTGTGAAGAAGATAATTGCTGGAGTGCCAAATACCGCAGAATTCAACATTTGACTAATCGACATGGGAAGACTTCAACCCATGCCACTTCCTTGTGTATAACTAATTTCTACTTTTTGAATAAACGGCCTATCATAACCAAGAAATGTATTCGGAAATGCTGTAGGAAGCATTATTGCAACTGTGAATAAAGTTCAAAAAATTGCAAAGAATAGAACTAATTTTCAGTGAATCTTTAAGTGTGTGAAAACCACTCTATTATTTTGAAAAAGAATATTTTTTTGCATTATAAGACACTCTCCTTTGTATAAAGTTTTTTGAAGCGTTCATTGATTTGATTAATGTCGTTATTTTTAACTTCAAACTCCTCAATCAAACGGCCATCTTTTATAAATCCAACTTTATTACACAATTTAGCGACTTCTTCAAAAATATGAGAACAAATCAAAACAGTTGTTCCATGATCCTTTTGGAGTTTGCGAATTAAGTCGTTAAACTGTTCTTGCATGATAGGATCTAGTCCCGAGGTTGGTTCATCTAGAACCAGAAACTTAGGTTTATTCATTGTTGCACAAATTAAAGCTATTTTCTGTTTCATCCCTTTTGACATTTTTTTTATTTTTTGTGATGCATTAATATCGAAATGCTTTAGTAAGAGTTCAACAAACTCTCAGTCAGCATCCTTTTTTAAACTATGAACAAGTTTCAAATACTTAGTACCTGTCATGTTACCATAAAGAGCAACCTCTCCAGATACATATCCTGTAAATTCCATTAATGCCTTTGCGTTAATAACGGGGTTAATATCATTGATATTAATTTCACCACTATCTGGTTTAACAAAACCTAGAATTTGGCGAATCATGGTGCTTTTACCCGCGCCGTTTGGCCCAATAATTCCATAAGTTTGTCCGTCTAGAATGGTCAAATTAATATCAAAGTTACCGATGTTTTCGGCGTATTTTTTATTTAAATTGTTAATACTAACCATGATTGTTTATTTCCTTTCAAGTTTTAACTATCATAACACATAAAAAAAATTTTAGCCGCTACAGTAGTCAACTTTTTAATAGATTAATACAAAAGAATTCCTTAAAACTCTCTATTAACAATATTATCATATCTACTTGACAATGTATAGTACTTGTAATAATATAGTACTTGGGAGATAAAGAAATGGAAAAAATAACACAACCAAAACCAGGTAAACTGGAAGCAAAATTTAAAAGAAAAAAAGATAAATGACTAAAAGAACTATCAAAGTCATTATCTTTATTGAAAGCCGAAGATCGCGAAGATATTGTTAATTCATATAATGAAAAAATCAGTATCGAACTATCAGAGGGTAGCATTATTGAAGATATTTTAGAATCAATTGAATCAATAGATGTTATTAGTAATAATGTTTACGAGGAATTAGGGGTTGACCCAGCAGTTGCAAAAGCTAGATCTCAAAAACCTAGTGTTGCTAAAACTATAGGTGCTTACATTCTAAATGTCTTTAATCTATTTTTTGGAATTATTTTGCCAATGGGATTAGCATTAACATTCTTTTTAGTTGCCATCGCAATGATGGTGGCTATCGTACCCTATGTGGTTTTTATGTTCATAAACTATGATTTCATAAAAGCCTTGCCTTTAGTAATAGCCGGGGTTGGAGCTTTACCAATACTTATGATTCTTTCTTGATACTCAATGATTGGTTTTTACCATCTAGGAATTATAGGAACTAACGGTTCTTTAATTTTATTATCAAGTGAAAAAAGAGTTAAATCAAAAGTTAAAAAACTTAACGTTTTCTCAAGAATAGTTTTGATTATAGTACTAGTAACTTTTACAACTTTAGCAACTGCAGGTTCAATAGCAACTTTTGTTGGACCAAACTCACTGGGAAATTCAGTCATTAATAATACCTATTTTTATGAGGTTAGTACAACACTTGTCTTAGAAGAAGAAGTTCAAAGCAATAAAGAATTGACTAAAAGCGACTTTGAGTTAAGAGGATTCCCACATGGTAATGGAGTGAATTTTATTGTTAATGATGAGCGTGATTCAAATGACAAAGGTATTTCAAAAGTAGAGGCTACTTTCAAACACTCATGAAGAGAAGTTAATATTGGTGAATTACACATTGATCAGATCAATTCTTCAAATTCATTGAAGTTTAGAATTGAATTAGACTTTTATAGTTGAACAATTTTGGTGGCTTCGATTGGGAGTCCCGCTTTGGAGGTAAACATTAATTAGAGGAGGCCTTTTATGGATACACAATTAAAAAAAGGTATTTTAGAATTAATAATTTTAAAGCATCTTCGAGATAAAGATTGCTACGCTTATGAATTAAATAAAATCATCAATAAAGTAATTGATATCAACGAATCTACTTGTTACGCTATTTTGAAAAAAATGATAAATAAAAACTATTGCGACTTTTACGTTTCTGAATCTGATGGCAATTTTCCTTCAAGAAAATATTATAAAATAACTGAGTTTGGAAGATTGGAGCTCATTAAAAATATCCAAATTTGAGAAGAATTTCAAAGCAATATTAATGACTTATTAAAATAACTATCCAATAGCTTTTGATTAATTTCAAAAGCTCTTTTTAATTAAATTATTTCCTTTTTCTCTTTACAAATTCATTTTTTGAGTGATAATAATTCAGAATTGTGAATAGTAGAAATACAAGAATAAGATAAGTAAATAACCTCTTTATTTTTCAATTGCTAAATTTAAAGTTCTTTTTGGATTTTTAAACTAGCTCCTATAAAACCGCTTAATGTCGCTCATTAGATAAATAGGAGGTTAAAGTAATGAGAAAACTACTATCATTTTTAGCATCCATTAGCATTGTAACATCTGCTGCATCAACACTTGTATCTTGTCATAAAAATGAAACTTTTATTTTTGATGGAAAAAAATACAATTCCCGAGAGGAAATTTTTAGGTCCATCAGAGAAGAGGCTCAACCATTTAAAAGCGACGAGGAGTCAGGTTTTTTTTCAACTTACAAAGGAAAAATATATGACAATTCAGATTTAGATAAACTTCACAGCGAAATACTAAAAAATCACGAGATTAAAGAGGTTAAAACTTTGAAGAACCTAAGAAACATGAAGACTAAAGATGATAACGAGATAATTTCATTTGTTCCAGAAATAGGTGACGCCCAGATTGTGGAAGTCTACAGAGATTCTAACGGTCAAGCTGTTATGGATAAGAAAAGGGCTATCGAAAGCTATCTTGCTGGAACAAATAGATTTTATGCGGTGGGGGTCAATAGCAAGTCCTACGAATTCGAATATGGATATCAATTAGAAGATTTTATAAGAAGTCTTTATCTTAGTAGAAATGAATCGGGGATTCGAACTAAATGTTACAGCCTTTTATCAGAGACTTGCCACAACGAGAAGGCAGTCAAGCAAAAAATTATAAAGGACTCTAAAGTTGAATATAATTTAAATGGGTTTAAATGAGATAGAGCCAATACTCCAAATATTAGTAAAATGCCGAATTATTTAATAGAAAAATACTTCGATTCCTTTATAAAGCAAGCTTCCGGTGAGAGAAACACTTTCGTTTTGGATATAAAGTCCCATACAGACAATTTTTTTGGTAATACTGTGATAACCAGTGATCTTTCACAGAAGACTCTTAATTCGAAATTAAGCGATTGAAGTGTTGTAAATAAAACTGATTTTAGCCCTTCTTTTGGAGGAGCAATTATGATTAGCAAGTTCTTTAATTATTTAATTGAAAGTGTAAAAATTTCTAAAGATACCGTTTGAAGTGTTAAAGAAGATGTTTTTGATAATAACGAGAAAGAATATCAAAAATTTATCAATCTATTTAATAATATTTCTCCTTTCAAAATCGGTTTCAATCAGTTTGAATATGAATTTAGTTTTGAAACCATTGAAAAGCAACTATCAAAAATTCATAATTTAGACCCAAAAATCAAGTCAATGATTTTCATAAAAAGCATTATCGAAAAAATTGCACTAGTTAACAACGAAGACAAAGAAGAATTATTGAGTTCTTTTGATAAATATATTTCGGAGTTAATTCAAAAAATTTATACCAAAAATATGTCTCCTGAAATCACCAACCTTCTCAGAAAGGTGGCTGATAAAAACAACTTTTTTAATTACGATTTTTTGAGCATTCTTTTAAGCTCTTCAAAATTTGGGGATAAAGAAAATTTTGAAAAAAGCCCAGACTTAATAATAAAAAAAATGAGTGACGTCGTTAATCAAATCGTAACAATCGCTGGAGAATCAGAAATATTAGCTAAAGTTCCTGAGGCTTCTTTATTTTATGAAGCATGGAAAATCGCGAAGTCATTTTCGTTTTTTGAAAATAGAGTTCTGAAGTTGGATCTGGGAAATGGGCAATTTTTGTTTTATAATTCAAATGACCCAAAGGTCCCACTACTCAATTTATCATTAGGAAAAAACCCTATGGAGTATATAAATCTAGTTGAAGTAATTAACAATGACTTGATCAACTTTCCAAGTGGGGGATATTTTTTTCTAAACACACTTTTTGCTGATAAAAATGAGGCAATTGATGCTTTGAAAAAATATATAATTAAATTTCCTGAAAAATTTAAAGAAGTCGAATTCAAAATTACTAATAATTTTGAAAAATTTCCTAATAGAAATATTAATAATCAAAGCAAAGAAGGGGTTCAAGACGAAATAGAAAAATACGCTGAAGACGTTTTTAATCATGTTTATAAAGGAAACGAGCTTCTAGTTTACACAGATGGCTTTGGAAATGTGTTTGATGATCCGAAGATAGCTATTTTTAGCCTAGTACGCAATTTTCAATTCAAAAACTATAAAAAATTGATCATCCCAAATAATCCCAGTTTAAATAAAGTTGCTTATAATTCAAAAGCGGAGTTGTACAAAAATAACAAAGATTTTATTGATAATGTTTTAGCGGAAGGCAAGTTTGTTTTATCAACCGACCTGATTTCCAACCCTAAATTTGACGAGTTAAAAGAAAATGTGAATATTGTTAGCTCTGTCTTTCAAACTTACTACAACGACCAATTATACAACTTCAAAACCTTGGGAGATGCCCAGAATTTTATAATAAGAAATGCTAATATCGAGCAAGGAAAATTTATGTCAAACGGGGAATTTGTTGTATATCACGGGGATGTTTTTATGAATATAAAAGAGTTGGAAAAATTTATAGATCGAAAAATACAGAAAGCGGGTTACGAAAATTAGATGAAAAAGATATTGGTTAAAATACTAATGACCACACCAGTATTAATAATATCACCGGTGATCAAAGGGTCTTTTGAGTTTCAAAAGTTTGAGGGTTTAAAATTAGATATAATTCAAAATAGCACCAAAAACTTGTCAGAAGATGTTTATACTTTGGATTCGCAAAAGTTCGAATCTAAGGATGCGCTAAGCAATTATCTTATTAGAACACGTTTGATAAAATCTATTGGGTCCAACATTACGGATTATTTACCAAATCAAGAAATACCAGAAAAAGAACTGAAGGGCTTGAATGATATCAATAATTTTACTCCTTTATATAAAACTGCCTCAAACCTTTATGTTGGTGATTACAATGAAGCCATGCTTTCTTATACTGATGCTATTAAATGAACTAGTCAATTTAGTTACGATGGGAAGTCTTGATTTAAGTTTTTAGAAGAGGCTCAAGAAGATTATTTTAAAAAACACATAGATGTTACGAATGGAAGTTTTTATAAATATAAAGATGATTTATTTAATGCTAATAATTTTAATGACAATAGTCGATTAAATTCGTTAGGGAAAGATGGGTATGTTATTTTTAAAAGCCCATTTATAGATTTAGACGAAGAATATATTTATGGAACCAAAGATTCGTTAAGATCAAAAGTAAAATCAGCTCTAAAAAAACACTTTTTTAAAGCGAGTTCCGACGTTCCTGATTGATTAAAATCAAAAACCGTCTCTTTCGAAAATTCGGTGGAGAAATCAGATTATTATAAACTTGATATAACACCGACCAAAAACCAAAGAGTAGACTTTTTTTATGAAGACGGAAATTATGATAGAAATGAAGCTGGTAAAACAGGTTCAATTTACTTAAAAAATATGGCAGACATTGATTTTATAAAAAACGAGAGAAACTGGAATGTTCATAGTTTTCCTGTGATTGGTAAAAATCAAACTTACGGAGAAATTAATGTAACAGACTATATGGGGAGAAAGGTTCAAATAGTTTTGAAATCATGAAAAATGATAGTTCATAAAAAGGGTCTGGCGGAATTCCCACCTCCTGATTTTAAAAATACCGTTTTCAAAGAAACAAAGAAAACTGGTGGGGCAATTTTTTTATACGATGATAAATTAAATGGTCAACCAATTAAGAATACTTATGAATTTATTAAAAAAATACCAGCCAATTATTTTCAAGGCGAACTTAACCAAGTATGAGACAAAATTTTTGATGGCTTCTATGAAAATTTTTTATTTGAAAAAATCAATAATATTTCTAGAAGCGGGGAATGAAAATTTCTCGGCCTTCGAGTAAAAATGCTTGAAAGACCTGGTGTTTCAAAACACGATGATGATGATCTCTCTAATTATTTTCCATTAATTGACAATAATTATATTAATATCGCTAAAAATTCAATTATTAATAGTCCTAGCAATAAACCAAAAAATAAATTTGATGAAAATTTGTTAGAGAGCTTGGATTGAGAATCTGCCCAAATAGTCAAAATTATTCTTGATAATAAATTGCTAGACGAAAGTGTTGTTGAGAATTTAATAAAAGAAAGAAATAAAGAAAAAGGAAATCTGATTGATTCAAAACAAA
This Spiroplasma endosymbiont of Panorpa germanica DNA region includes the following protein-coding sequences:
- a CDS encoding ATP-binding cassette domain-containing protein, yielding MVSINNLNKKYAENIGNFDINLTILDGQTYGIIGPNGAGKSTMIRQILGFVKPDSGEININDINPVINAKALMEFTGYVSGEVALYGNMTGTKYLKLVHSLKKDADWEFVELLLKHFDINASQKIKKMSKGMKQKIALICATMNKPKFLVLDEPTSGLDPIMQEQFNDLIRKLQKDHGTTVLICSHIFEEVAKLCNKVGFIKDGRLIEEFEVKNNDINQINERFKKLYTKESVL
- a CDS encoding DUF1700 domain-containing protein, whose protein sequence is MEKITQPKPGKLEAKFKRKKDKWLKELSKSLSLLKAEDREDIVNSYNEKISIELSEGSIIEDILESIESIDVISNNVYEELGVDPAVAKARSQKPSVAKTIGAYILNVFNLFFGIILPMGLALTFFLVAIAMMVAIVPYVVFMFINYDFIKALPLVIAGVGALPILMILSWYSMIGFYHLGIIGTNGSLILLSSEKRVKSKVKKLNVFSRIVLIIVLVTFTTLATAGSIATFVGPNSLGNSVINNTYFYEVSTTLVLEEEVQSNKELTKSDFELRGFPHGNGVNFIVNDERDSNDKGISKVEATFKHSWREVNIGELHIDQINSSNSLKFRIELDFYSWTILVASIGSPALEVNIN
- a CDS encoding PadR family transcriptional regulator, producing the protein MDTQLKKGILELIILKHLRDKDCYAYELNKIINKVIDINESTCYAILKKMINKNYCDFYVSESDGNFPSRKYYKITEFGRLELIKNIQIWEEFQSNINDLLK
- a CDS encoding lipoprotein translates to MRKLLSFLASISIVTSAASTLVSCHKNETFIFDGKKYNSREEIFRSIREEAQPFKSDEESGFFSTYKGKIYDNSDLDKLHSEILKNHEIKEVKTLKNLRNMKTKDDNEIISFVPEIGDAQIVEVYRDSNGQAVMDKKRAIESYLAGTNRFYAVGVNSKSYEFEYGYQLEDFIRSLYLSRNESGIRTKCYSLLSETCHNEKAVKQKIIKDSKVEYNLNGFKWDRANTPNISKMPNYLIEKYFDSFIKQASGERNTFVLDIKSHTDNFFGNTVITSDLSQKTLNSKLSDWSVVNKTDFSPSFGGAIMISKFFNYLIESVKISKDTVWSVKEDVFDNNEKEYQKFINLFNNISPFKIGFNQFEYEFSFETIEKQLSKIHNLDPKIKSMIFIKSIIEKIALVNNEDKEELLSSFDKYISELIQKIYTKNMSPEITNLLRKVADKNNFFNYDFLSILLSSSKFGDKENFEKSPDLIIKKMSDVVNQIVTIAGESEILAKVPEASLFYEAWKIAKSFSFFENRVLKLDLGNGQFLFYNSNDPKVPLLNLSLGKNPMEYINLVEVINNDLINFPSGGYFFLNTLFADKNEAIDALKKYIIKFPEKFKEVEFKITNNFEKFPNRNINNQSKEGVQDEIEKYAEDVFNHVYKGNELLVYTDGFGNVFDDPKIAIFSLVRNFQFKNYKKLIIPNNPSLNKVAYNSKAELYKNNKDFIDNVLAEGKFVLSTDLISNPKFDELKENVNIVSSVFQTYYNDQLYNFKTLGDAQNFIIRNANIEQGKFMSNGEFVVYHGDVFMNIKELEKFIDRKIQKAGYEN